From a region of the Eretmochelys imbricata isolate rEreImb1 chromosome 6, rEreImb1.hap1, whole genome shotgun sequence genome:
- the LOC144266586 gene encoding perforin-1-like, producing MPRFGAFIPLLLFIFPGASSHCHTGTVNECKKHTAFVPGHSLAGEGIDVTTMARKGAYLVDSSLWQHQDSTCTLCQNRLQGGQWQRLPLAMVDWRVRVSCRRKLSSSVQQSAMGMMDSAASAVQNDWKVGLDVPVKPKVNVQVALAGSHSKLASFVVDHARMDKYSFMSHEVSCGYYRFRVSETPPLTSHFTLALENLPEQYDSKSKLEYQQLISNYGTHYLSQLQLGGRARDVTAVRVCEASMSSLSDDEIKDCLSMEAAVSIGMGSVKSGSSKCEENKKKGKVQGSFHETYRERHVEVEGGESTTDVLFSRSDAKVFSAWKESLKASPGLVSYLLHPIHILLEQDDPKREALRRAVSEYIRERALWRNCTRSCPPGTQRSAHDPCSCVCPGDTMTNTMCCSRERGLGKLTVTVKTASGLWGDYFTATDAFVKVFFERREIRTGTIWNNNSPVWYVPLDFGTVRITSASKIRIEVWDEDNKWDDDLLGSCDIPLVSGGPHQKDCYLNHGRIWFQYSLRCGPHLGGPSCSDYVSQPPQLGRAKGKEVEAFW from the exons ATGCCCAGATTTGGTGCCttcatccccctcctcctcttcatcttccCTGGGGCCTCCTCCCATTGTCACACAGGCACGGTCAACGAATGCAAGAAGCACACGGCCTTTGTGCCCGGgcacagcctggctggggagggcatCGATGTGACCACGATGGCCAGAAAGGGGGCCTATCTGGTAGACAGCAGCCTCTGGCAACACCAGGACAGCACCTGCACCCTGTGCCAGAACCGACTTCAAGGAGGGCAGTGGCAGAGGCTGCCACTGGCCATGGTGGACTGGAGGGTCCGCGTCTCGTGCCGCCGGAAGCTGAGCAGCTCGGTGCAGCAGTCGGCGATGGGCATGATGGATTCGGCGGCATCCGCGGTGCAGAATGACTGGAAGGTGGGGCTGGACGTGCCTGTGAAGCCCAAGGTTAATGTGCAGGTGGCCCTGGCTGGATCGCATTCCAAACTGGCCAGTTTCGTGGTAGACCACGCGCGAATGGACaaatacagcttcatgagccacgaGGTCTCCTGTGGCTATTACAG GTTCCGGGTCAGCGAGACGCCCCCGCTCACCAGTCATTTCACTCTGGCGCTGGAGAACCTCCCGGAGCAGTACGACAGCAAATCCAAGCTGGAGTACCAGCAGCTAATCAGCAACTACGGCACCCACTAcctgtcccagctgcagctggggggccGGGCACGGGACGTGACGGCCGTGCGGGTCTGCGAAGCGTCAATGAGCAGCTTGAGTGACGACGAGATCAAGGACTGCTTGAGCATGGAGGCAGCCGTGAGTATCGGAATGGGCTCAGTCAAGAGTGGGTCCAGCAAGTGCGAGGAGaataagaagaaggggaaggtcCAGGGGAGCTTCCACGAGACGTATCGGGAGCGccacgtggaggtggagggaggagagagcacGACTGATGTGCTGTTCTCCAGGAGTGATGCCAAGGTCTTCTCGGCCTGGAAGGAGAGCCTCAAAGCCAGCCCTGGTCTGGTGTCCTATTTGCTGCACCCCATCCACATCCTGCTGGAGCAGGACGACCCCAAGCGGGAGGCGCTGAGGCGGGCGGTGAGTGAGTACATCCGTGAGAGGGCCCTGTGGAGGAATTGCACCCGAAGCTGCCCCCCAGGGACTCAACGCAGCGCCCATGACCCCTGCTCCTGCGTCTGCCCCGGGGATACCATGACCAACACCATGTGCTGCTCGCGGGAGCGCGGCCTGGGGAAGCTCACGGTGACAGTGAAGACGGCCAGCGGCCTGTGGGGTGATTACTTTACTGCTACGGATGCCTTTGTCAAGGTCTTCTTTGAGAGAAGGGAGATCCGGACCGGCACCATCTGGAACAACAACAGTCCCGTCTGGTACGTCCCCTTGGACTTCGGTACCGTCCGCATCACCAGTGCCAGCAAGATCCGCATAGAGGTCTGGGACGAGGACAACAAGTGGGACGATGACCTGCTGGGAAGCTGCGACATCCCGCTGGTGTCTGGGGGGCCCCACCAGAAGGATTGCTACCTGAACCACGGCCGCATCTGGTTCCAGTACAGCCTGCGCTGTGGGCCCCACCTCGGGGGGCCGAGCTGCTCTGATTATGTCTCCCAGCCACCCCAGCTGGGAAGAGccaaggggaaggaggtggaggccTTCTGGTGA